The DNA segment ATGTTAGTGGCAAATAGTAGGCAATGGTTTCGAGTGTATCGGGTAGTTTATCGAGCGGGACAAAAAGTCCGCAGACAAGGATTTGAGGAAAAATAAGGGCCGGCATGAATTGCACCGCCTGAAACTCAGTTCGAGCAAATGCGCTCACAAATAGGCCAAGTGCTACACCCAGTAACGTATCAAGTAGCGCAACTACTACCACAAACCACTGAGGTCCAACCACATTGAGCCCAAGCCAGTATATCGCGACACTGCTCGTAATGAGCGACTGAATTGCACCAAACAACCCAAATGCTATGGCATATCCGATAATAATATCAAGCTTACCGGCCGGCATAGCCAGGAGACGTTCCATTGTGCCAGTGATACGCTCCCTCAGCGTCGTGATACTTGTTACAAGAAACATAACCGTAAAAGGAAATATCCCTAGTAGTGCCGGACCAAAAAGATTAAACATTTTTGAATTATCGCTAAATATCCAATACAGCAGCGACATCAGGAGTGTTGGCGCCAAAAACATGAGAGCGATTGTTCGCTTGTCATGCCATAATTGCTCAATGATTCGCCATGCTGTTGCAAGAGTTACCCTCAAATGGTAGATCATTTTTGCTCCTCAATCATTGCGACAAAGGCGTCGCCAACGGTCGATTTTTTTGTTCTGACGAGAAGTGCTTTTTTGCTATCGTTCCATAGCATTTCGCCTGCCCGCAATAAGACTAACTCATCGCAGCGTTCTGCCTCATCCATGACATGACTCGAAATGAGAAGTGTCTTTCCCTTTTTGGCGAGTTTATCAAACAACTGCCACAGATCGTTTCTTAAAATGGGGTCCAGGCCAACGGTTGGTTCATCAAGGACGAGAAGATCGGGATTACCGATCAATGCGACTGCTAAGTTTACACGAGCCCGCTGCCCACCTGACAAATTGTCGACAAGACGTTTGCGATAGCGTGTCATATCTACCTCTTTAAGCACACGCTCAACCTCATGCGCATGAGCACCACTCACCCGCGCAAAATAGCGCAGGTTCTGTTCAACCGTGAGATCACCATATACTGCAGGGGCTTGCGTCGCATAGCCAATCCTTGATCGTAGTAACGCATTCCCAGCAGGAATACCAAATACCATGAGAGATCCCCGATACCGCTGAACACCAACTATCACTCTCATCAGGGTTGTTTTGCCGCTGCCACTTGGTCCCACAAGACCAATGAGTTTACCCGGGGGAATAGAGAAGGTTACATTATGAATAATTTTCTGATTATTTCGACTGACCAGCAGACCGCTAGCAACTATTGCATCCATATGACCATTGTATC comes from the Candidatus Saccharimonas aalborgensis genome and includes:
- a CDS encoding ABC transporter permease, with product MIYHLRVTLATAWRIIEQLWHDKRTIALMFLAPTLLMSLLYWIFSDNSKMFNLFGPALLGIFPFTVMFLVTSITTLRERITGTMERLLAMPAGKLDIIIGYAIAFGLFGAIQSLITSSVAIYWLGLNVVGPQWFVVVVALLDTLLGVALGLFVSAFARTEFQAVQFMPALIFPQILVCGLFVPLDKLPDTLETIAYYLPLTYAVDALNGVVKNTDISAEMWRDVWAVAAFIVCALLVAGMTLKRKTK
- a CDS encoding ABC transporter ATP-binding protein, yielding MDAIVASGLLVSRNNQKIIHNVTFSIPPGKLIGLVGPSGSGKTTLMRVIVGVQRYRGSLMVFGIPAGNALLRSRIGYATQAPAVYGDLTVEQNLRYFARVSGAHAHEVERVLKEVDMTRYRKRLVDNLSGGQRARVNLAVALIGNPDLLVLDEPTVGLDPILRNDLWQLFDKLAKKGKTLLISSHVMDEAERCDELVLLRAGEMLWNDSKKALLVRTKKSTVGDAFVAMIEEQK